CAAGCAGTTCTTCGATTTTAGGTCGTTTTTCAGATATGCTGGTGGTGACACCAGATATATTAGAAAGGATACTGCGTATGTCGTCAATCATAGGTTCGACTTTTACAAGAATGTCTGTAATAGCCTTCTCTCGAGTGAGCTGATAGGTATGCCCATCGTCAATATCAGGATCAGAATATGTACCGCCGGAAAGAACGAGCGCATTAGCCCCTATGACTCCCTGAGCCTGTATCTTTGCTTCTGAGTCAGCCTTTATCCATTTCGTATATTTTTCAGGAATATTAGCCCTCAACTCCACCATACCGTCGTCGCGCAGCTCTATTTTATGAACCTTTGCAAGCTGAAATCCTGAATACATAACAGGCATGCTTTTAGACAGCCCTTCACCTGATGCCGCAATAAACACCACATGCACTTTCCTTGTAAAAACATCCTGAGTTACAAGGAAGCCGACAATCATTACAGCTATCATTATGATAGTCAGAAAGATGAAAAAACCAACTTTTATCTCTAGATTCCTAAATCTTGGGTCACCCATTTATTAAAATCCTTCTCTATATAGTCAGTAGAGTTACTAAAAAGCTGTCTGTTAGACTCGTGCTCGATAATAACCGATTTTTCCAGTTCTTCACAGCGTAAAAATTCATGGAACTGCTCTTCGTACTCTGCAACATACATTCTTCTGGGGCTGAGAAACACGATCCATTCCGGGCAAAGGTAGCGAACCTGAAGGTATTTGACAATTAGTTTTTCAAAATCATCCAGCTGGTTGCTTCTGGAATCAGCATGATGCTCAAGGTGAAAACGCTTCAGATCAGACATAACCAGCTTCATCCCCTCTTTATAAGACATATTATGGTGATAATATGCTGCTATCAGTATATTTTCTGCAACTGAAAGATTCCCTATAATGGGGACCAGATTTGAAACAATTCCTATTTTTGTTTTATCGGCATAATTAAGTAAGATATGAAACCACTCATTTTTTCTTACCGTATTGGGGTAGTATATAAGATAATTATAACTCATATTAATGCCCCTAATACTTCCACAAAGATTAAGGCATAAAAGACCCTAAGCATACCTTTAAGAAGTGCAATAGGTATTTCCGTTACAGAATTATGTACTTGCAGAGCGCTAAAGATGGGAAGTGACATTAAAAAATAACCAAGCAGAACGATCTTCATTAGAAAAACCAATACTATTTTAAAATTAAATGCGTCAAAAATAGTCTGCATTAGAAAACCAAATGATATGTTCAAATTAAAGCTAAGGATCATGTAGCCGCCAAGTAAGGAAATGTAAACAAAAATAGTAGCAAGAGCCCCTGTACATACGATACCAGAGGCTATTCGGGGAATATAAAGGTAAATGAAAGGATTGATCGACAAGGAACGGAGAGTGTCTATCTCATTGTTCATCTTCATCAGGGCAATTTCGGCAGTTACCGCAGTAGAAGACCGAAGCACAAGCAGGATCGCTGCGACCATTGGAGCAAGATGCTTTATTGTCACAAGCACGAGCACATCCCCCACTCTATCCTGCGCTCCGAACTGCACCATAAATTTCGTCAAACCACCAACCAAAGCTAGTCCTATCACAATTGACACCACAGAGAACATAGGTAGTATCTGCACCCCTGTGAAGTATATCTGTCTGAAAAAAACAAGCTTCACGGAGGGGTTCAGAAGATGACGATTAAAACACCCTTTTATAAATTTTCTGGTGAATCCGAGATACCCGTAATAAAATACGGAATTATCTATTGCCCACCTGCCTAGTCTGTGTATTATTTGCTTCATAGCAAAGAGTATATCCTATTTCAATGGCAATTGAAACAAGAAATCATGTTGACTCACTTATTGAAAATATGTATAGTGACAACACGATCAATCAAAAATTAATATACACTAGGTTTAAAACATATTTCTAATCATCAAAAAAGGAGTGATGGTATGTCTCAAAAGAAAAAAGTAATCATTGACGGTAACACCGCCGCCGCACATGTTGCTCACGCGACAAACGAGGTTATAGCAATTTACCCTATTACACCTTCGTCTGTCATGGGTGAAATTTCAGATGAAAAATCTGCCATGGGCGAAAAGAACATATGGGGCTCCGTACCAAAGGTAGTTGAGCTTCAGTCTGAAGGCGGCGCATCCGGTGCTGTCCACGGTGCTCTCTCCGCGGGTGCACTCACGACAACATTTACAGCATCTCAGGGTCTACTTCTTATGATACCCAACATGTACAAGATCGCTGGCGAACTCACACCTACTGTGTTTCACGTCAGTGCACGTGCGGTTGCTACACATGCCCTTTCCATTTTCGGTGATCACTCCGACGTAATGGCATGCCGACAGACAGGCTGGGCTATGCTCGCTTCAAACAATCCTCAGGAGTCAATGGACTTCGCACTTGTATCTCAGGCTGCGTCTCTTGAGGGCAGAATTCCTGTCCTTCACTATTTCGACGGTTTCAGAACTTCTCACGAGCTCCGCTCCACCGTTGCTCTGACTCACGAAGAGATGGCACACATGATAGACGACGACCTTGTCAGAAAACACAGGGCAAGAGCTCTTAACCCTGACTGCCCGACCATCAAAGGCACATCACAAAATCCTGATGTATTTTTTCAGGCAAAAGAAACTGTTAATAAATATTATCAGAACTTCTCTGATATAATGCAGAAACAGATGGATAAGTTCGCAGAACTGACCGGACGCTCTTACAAGCTTGTTGACTATGTCGGTGCTCCTGATGCTGAAAAAGTTATTATAATAATGGGTTCCGGTGCAGATGTTGCAGAGGAAGCCATAAACTATATGAACTCCTGCGGCGAAAAAGTCGGACTGATTAAAATCAGACTTTACAGACCGTTCCCTTTACAGGCATTTATCGATGCTCTGCCTAAAACTGTTAAAAAAATGGCAGTTATGGACAGAACAAAAGAACCCGGCTCACTTGGCGAACCTATGTACCTTGATGTACGTACAGCCATCGGAGAAGCTATGCAGATGAAGATGTTTGACTTCAAAGGATATCCCCTCATCATCGGCGGACGCTACGGGCTTGGTTCCAAAGAGTTTACACCTGCACATGTTAAAGCGGTTTTCGACAATCTTGACGCCGAAAAACCTATATTCGGCTTCACAGTAGGTATCGAAGACGATGTAACTAATCTCAGCCTTAAATACGACCCGAACTGGCTCACTCCGCAGGACGGCGTATATAACGCTATGTTCTTCGGACTCGGCTCAGACGGAACTGTCGGGGCGAATAAAAACTCCGCTAAAATCATAGGCGACCTTACTGATAACACTGTTCAGGCATACTTTGTTTACGACTCCAAGAAAGCCGGTTCCATGACAACATCTCACCTTCGTTTCGGGAAGAAAGACATCAAGTCTTCCTACCTTGTTCAGAAGGCTGACTTCGTGGCATGTCACAACTTCTCTTTCCTCGAAAAATATGACATGCTCAAATATCTCAACCCTGGCGGTACTTTCCTTGTAAACAGCCAGTACACAGCAGAAGAAATCTGGAAACATATACCGGAAGTGGTTCAGAAACAGATCGTTGCAAAACAGGCGAAACTCTACACTATAAACGCTGTAGATATAGCTGAAAAGCTCGGACTGGGACAGAGATATAATGTTGTTCTCCAGACAGCGTTCTTCAAAATCTCTGAGATTATCCCTTTTGATGATGCACTTAAATCTATCAAAGATGCGATAGTCAAATCATACGGCAGATACGGAGAAAAAGTAGTAAAAATGAACTCCGACGCTGCTGATGCCGGAGCAAAAGAACTGCACGAAGTTCACTACCCTGGCGAAGGCGGGAAACCAAGCGATAAAGAAGTTGATTTCCCTCTTGTGGGCAACTGTGTAACAGACCCAAGAGCCGACAGCTTCGTAAAAGAGACCACATCTATGCTTGTTGCCATGAGAGGCGACGAAGTAAAAGTATCTCAACTGCCTGACGATGGTACTTTCCCTCTCTCTACAGCGAAATTTGAAAAACGTAATATCGCAGTAACTATCCCTGAGTGGGAATCAGAACTTTGCATTCAGTGCGGAATATGTTCATTTGTATGTCCTCACGCAGCAATCAGAACTACAGTTTACGAACCCTCATGCCTTGAAAATGCCCCATCAACATTCAAATCTATGGATGCCAAAGGGAAAGATTTCGCTGGTATGAAATTCACTGTTCAGGTTGCGCCTGAAGACTGTACCGGATGCGGGGCATGTGTTTTCAACTGTCCGGCTAAAAGCAAAACAGACCCGACACATAAAGCTATCAATATGAAGCCTCAGGTTGAACGCAGAGACGAGGAAGTTGTAAACTTTGACTTCTTCATTTCACTGCCGGAACTTGATCAGCAAAAATATAATAAAGCTACCCTTAAAGGGTCACAGCTTTCACCACACATGTTTGAGTTCTCAGGAGCTTGTGCAGGCTGCGGTGAAACACCATACGTAAAACTTCTCTCACAACTGTTCGGCGACAGAGCGCTTATCTCTAACGCAACAGGTTGTTCATCAATTTACGGCGGTAACCTGCCAACAACACCTTACTGCACAAGAGCAGACGGGCGTGGTCCGGCATGGAGTAACTCGCTTTTTGAAGACAACGCAGAGTTCGGCTTCGGTTTCAGGCTGACTGTTGATCAGTTCAAAGTTCAGGCTTTCGAACTTCTCGAAAAACTTTCAGGCTCACTTGACGCTAAACTTGTAGATGCCATCAAAACAGCCGAGCAGAAAGACCAGCTTCAGATTGAAAGCCAGCGCGAAAGAGTTGCAGAGCTCAAAGCCGCACTGGAAAAGATAGGCTCCGAAGATGCCAAAAACCTTATATCACTTGCTGACTATCTCGTAGAGAAATCAGTATGGATACTCGGCGGTGACGGATGGGCATACGACATAGGCTACGGCGGTCTCGACCATGTACTCGCTTCAAATGAGAACATTAATGTTCTTGTTCTGGACACAGAGGTTTATTCCAATACAGGCGGTCAGGCATCTAAATCCACACCTATCGGTGCTCAGGCTAAATTTGCCACATCCGGTAAAGCATCAGAAAAGAAAGACCTCGGTATGATAGCAATGACTTACGGACACATATATGTTGCAAAAGTCTCCCTTGCTAACCCTGCACAAGTGATTAAAGCTTTTGTTGAAGCTGAAGCTTATGACGGTCCTTCACTTATAATTGCTTATTCACACTGTATCGCTCATGGTATTAACATGACTCAGGGTGTTGAGGCTCAGAAGAAGGCTGTTTCTTCAGGCTACTGGCCTCTGTACAGATTCAACCCTGCCCTTGGCAACGAAGGTAAAAATCCACTCAGCATAGACAGCAAGACACCTACAATGTCTATCAAGGACTTTATGGCTACAGAAAACAGATTCCGTGTTGTAACCAAAATGTTTCCTGAAAAAGCTGAAGAGCTCGCAAACTTTGCACAGAAGAAAGCGAAACAGCGTGTCAAACTTTATAGTGAGCTTGCAAAAGTTGATTGCAGCATAGAAGAATAAGAATTAAAGCTCTTAATTAATTATCCTAAAGGGTGTCCACATGGGCACCCTTTTTTTATGATGTCAAAGATAGAACACCACGCATTTATGCGTAGATAAATGAGCTAATCACAGCTTTAGAGCTTATAAGTCATTGCAAGAAATGTAATGACGAAGCAATAGAACAACAGGTTTACCCGTGGGAATCTATAAGCTACAAACAGTTACAATCTCTTCAAAATAAATTATCTTATTTTTTAAAAAAACTGATTATTTAATTAAAAAAAAATTATTTATTGATTATAATTAAATAATACATACAAAGGAGTCGGTTATGAAAGTTTCATTTAAAATGAAATTAATGGTTCCAGTGATTTTAGCAGTTTTCGTTGCTTTCGTTGTTTCAAGTTCTCTTGTAACTGCTGTAACAAAGAAAGAAGCAATAAATATAGCTAAAGAAACAGCGCTATATAAGCTGCAGGAGACATCAAACAGCCTTAAAGGTACTCTTGAGTCATATTTTAGTATTGCATCAACTCTTGCAAACACTGCAACAATACTCTCTTCCTCCGGCGGGACAATGCCCAGAGAAGAGGTAATGAATATACTCATAGAAACTATGAAAACCACACCTGGGTTATATGACGCCTGGATAGTATGGGAGCCAGGCATGTATAATGAAAATGATTTCAAGCTTGGCACTGAGCAATATGTCTTTGAAAATTATTTTGCTCCAATGGCATACAGAGACAAAGGAGAGATAGTCAGATATTATGCCGCTGACGTAAACAAGACTGATGAGGTAAGTTATTGGTACAATAAACCTTTGAAATCAGGTAAAAAATATGTATCAAACCCTGTCGAATTCGACATAAACGGAAATATCATAACTCTTGTGACATTATCAGTGCCCTTCTTCAAAGATGGTAAAACTATAGGTGTTGCCGGAGTGGATGTAACTGTCGATTTCATGAAAGAGATGATTAATAACATAAAATTTTATGAATCAGGTTACGCTTATCTTTACAGAGATGACTTTCTTGTCTTCACCCATCCAGACTCATCAATTATAGGAAAGGACGCAAAAGAAGATCAGATGGACATTTACAAGACAACACGCAACCTTGAAGATGTGATTGAAATCAAAAAATCTACAGCTAATAATGAAAATTCTATTTTTGCATACCACCCGTTTAAAATGGAGGGTACTGACTATATTTTTACTTTGTGCCTAAGCGTTCCAACCAAAGAGATTCTATCTTTTATGGATAAGATCAGCTATATAACAATGACAGGCGTAATAGTTTCTATCTTCCTCGTCTCTCTCATAATCTTTCTGGTGGTCTCTAATCTGGTAAAAAAACTTGGCGGAGAACCTGAAAATGTCATTTCTATAATGAAAGTCATATCCAAGGGGGACTTCTCGCAGGATCTTGCTTTAGCAAAGAATGATAACTTCTCTCTGGTATATTCTGTGAACATGATGCTTAACAGTCTCAACCAAATGCTGGGGCATGTTATAAAAAATGCTGACGAACTGAAAACCACAAGCTCCGACCTAAGCGCATCTGCAAATGAGCTGTCTGCCGGAACTATTTCTCAGTCAGAAAATGCAGGAATGATCGTAACTGCAACATCAGAGATGGCAGAAACCACACAGGGAATTGCACAAAATCTTTCAGATATTAGTGTCTACTCAACAGAAACATCATCCAAAGCACACGAGAGTAAGACAGCTGTTCAAAATTCAACCAAAGGAGTTTTAAGAATAAAAGAAACCGTTGACCAATCCCTTCAGCTCGTTACAGAACTTGGTCTCAGCTCTGACCAAATAATTGAAATCGTCAGCGTAATAAATGATATAGCCGACCAGACAAATCTACTTGCCCTTAATGCGGCAATAGAAGCAGCGAGAGCAGGTGAACATGGACGCGGATTCGCAGTGGTTGCAGACGAGGTGAGAAAGCTTGCGGAAAGAACTCAGTCCGCCACAACAGAAATAAGCGACCTTGTCAATACCACCAGAAACGGCATAAAGAGCGTGATAAAATCGATGGACGAAGTTAAAGTTAATGTGGACAATGGTGTAGAGCTATCGGAACAAGTTGCATCTTCTCTGGACATAATTGTTGAAGGGGTGCAAAAGCTTGAGGAAATGGTCAGCAACATCTCATCATCTACTTCTGAGATGGCATCAACAAGCTCTCAGATACAGAGAGACATCGATTCTGTGGCTATCGTTGCAGATGAAATCACTTCAACATCTAACCACATCGCCAGCAACTCCTCAACACTTGAGGTTATGAGCGATCAGATGAACGAACTTGTATCAAAATTCAAAATTAAAGAACTTTAACAGCCGATATGAGGGGTGTCTATCCGGGCACCCCTATTTTATTTCAACATCTATCTTCACTTCTGCAAAAATATGAACTAAAGTTCATTTTTCATCTTGACTAAACATGAACTATAGTTCATGTTATTAAAAAACAGCGAGGCTATTATGAATAAATCTAAAACGAAAATACTTAAGCAGCAAAAAGTCTTTCCATGGTGGCTTGGTTACTTATTAGACAATCCGCTGAGGAGACTTTTACATCCTGCTGAAAAACTGCTCGCTCCGTATGTTAAGAACGGCATGACAACTCTTGACTATGGATGCGGCTTTGGGCACTACTCTATAGGCATGGCAAAACTGACAGGCAGAAATGGAAAAGTAATCGCAGTAGATATACAAAAAAAGATGCTGAGCCGGATGATGACACGTGCAGGCAAAGCAGGAGTAGACAAAATAATAAAAGCCCATCTTTGTGATGGTAAATCTATCGGCATCAGTGACAGATTAGATTTTGCAGTAATAAGCAACTCACTGCACGAAACACCAAACCCATCAGACATCCTTAGAGAAATCTTTACATTGCTGAAACCGGACGGTATTCTATTATTACTGGAACCTAAGGCAGTTAAAAAATATTTTAACTCAGAAGTAGAAACAGCAAAAAACATCGGGTACATACAGATGAAGGAACCAGTAATTTTCAAACAACTTACAGCCATCTTCCGGAAAAAGGGGGTAGACGGAACAAGTGACATGGATTAACGGCGAATTCGAAGCAAAGCAGCAGAGAGCAGATGAGAAAAAAAAGAAGATACTCGACGCTGCACTCGAAATGTTTGGTAATGAAGGTTATTACAAAACCACAGCAAAGGAAATAGCTTCCAGAGCAGGTGTTGCAACAGGTACATTTTACCGCTACTTCAAAGATAAGAAGGCCGTTCTGATGGCTGTGTGCCACAGAACAGACGATGAAATAAGCAGAGAGATATTCCAAACCGCAGCCGAACTGCGCAAAGCGGGTGTCTCCGAAAGGAAAATACTTGATAATATACTGGAATCGGCCGTAAAAGCTCATCATATGCAAAAAGGCTTTCACCTTGAGATATTATCTCTTCAGATGAGAGATAAAGACATTATGAGCTGGGTCGACGACAGAGAGCGAAAAGTATTTCAGTCTATCACTGACTTTCTGCGGTCAAGCCATGAGCCTTTGAAAATCACTGACCTCAAGGCTGCTGCTGAAATTATAAGCTACACCATTGAAACTATTGCACACAGAGCAGTCCTTATGACACCATACACGGACGAAAAAAGGCTCATAGGTGAGCTTCAGGAAATGATGGCAAGATATATATACGGAGACAGGTTCGCTGACTAAAAAAAGGGCAGATGTGAATACCTGCCCCATTTATTAATACTATATAAGCTTACTGAACCTTTTCAACCCAGTCAGCACTTTCAAACCATTTGTTATAAATAACCTGATACTTCCCATCACCTTTTATCTGTTGCAGGTAATTATTGATCCAGTTAACGAAATCATAATCCCCTCTTCTAACTGCGAATGCAAGGGGTTCAAATGTAAAAGGCTCTTCCAGATGGACGACCCTCTCTTTATGTTTTGATGCGAAAATGGCATTAGGAGGCAGGTCATAAACAAATGCATCCACTCTGCCGTTAACAACTTCCATCATCCCCTCGGCTTCTGTCTCATACTGGCGATGCTTAGCATTAGGCATATATTTGCTTATAGCGATATCGCCTGTTGTCCCGAGTTTAGCGCATACGGTATATTTTGGATCGTTAAGATCTTTATAAGATTTAACTTTATCAGCTACTTTTTTATTGATTATTATTGTCTGTCCGACAACAATATATGGGTCTGCAAAATTAACTCTGAGATTTCTGAGCTGTGTAACAGTCATCCCACCCATAATAAGGTCGAATTTTCCTGTCAGAAGCGCAGGTATAATACCGTCCCAGGCTGTTGTTACAATTTCAAGCTTAACACCCATGCTTTTTGCCATATCTTTTGCAAGGTCTATGTCAAAGCCGATGAGTTCGCCTTTTTTATCTCTCATTTCAAAAGGCATATAGCCCGGATCAAGTCCAACTTTAAACACACCGCTTTTGACTATTGAGTCTAATGCAGACACCGGCTGGTCGTCATTATCCTTTGCTACAGCGCTCACAGCCATTGTTAACATTAGACACAAGACCAATAACACTCGCTTCATACTTGTTCCTCCGTATAGATTAATCTCAGTAATATAACCTACTGAGAAAGTACGCACTAGTAATATTTTAAAAAGATACAACAGTTAATTATTATTTCTATAAAGTAAATATTATACGCAAAACACCAAGGCAATACAACACTATAGAAATTACACGGTCATAAGGCAGACCGGAACGCTGTACGAAAAAAGCTGTAACGATAAGTATTACACCTGCCATAAATGGGCGTATATGTTTAAAGAGCGACAGTTTCAGACGTTCGATATCATCCGGTGAAAGCTTGACCTCCAGGCTGAAATCTGCCATTTCGTCTATGATCTTTTTAACTTTCTTAAACGTAAGAGGCAGTTCAATAAATTCATGCTTTGCAGTCTCTAAAAAACCAACATCAAATCCCAGTGCCTCCGGAAGTTTGTCTTTGAGGATAGGTAAGATGTCCTTTATGCCGTTAAAGTTAGCAACGTAATTAGTGCCAAGCCCTTCGATAATTGAACTAACCCGCATAATATAAATGGCTTCCTGAGGAAGCTTATAAGGGATGGACTTCATAGAATCCAGCAGCTCAAAAGCGAGGGTCTGCATACTTTTTGCATCAAGCTGATCGTTGTCAAGTATATCGAAAATGCGCTCTGCCAGATCCTGCAGATCAAAATCAGGCGCGTCCTGCGAAATAATGCCGAGCCTCTTGGCATAACGTATATACATTTCGAAGTTACGTTCGTGAGCTGCTTTTACAAGCTGTATAATCGCCTGTCTGGTTTTGGAAGGGATCTTTTGCACCATACCAAAATCAAGCAGGATAAGTTCGCCTTTTTCTGTAACCATGAGGTTACCCGGGTGTGGGTCAGCGTGAAAATACCCTTTGATAAACATCTGATCCACATAAAAATAAACCAGTTTTTTCATGATATCTTCGAAATTAATATTCAGCTTTTTAAGATTCTCTTTATCGTCAAAGCGGTAACCATCCACAAAAGACATAACGAGAGCATCCGCACACGAACACTCGCTGTAGCCATCCGGAAAACTCACACCGGCATACTTATATGTTTCTGCAAATTTTTTAAGGTTTGAAAGCTCCACAGACAGATCAACTTCTTTTTTTATCATTTTGGTAAATTCGGCAATAACAGCATCAAGTGAGTTCTTGGTATTCTCAGAGAAAAGAGGTCGGAATAAACTGTTGAAATAATTAAGTATTCTTATGTCTGCACGAATCACATTCTGAATGTCGAACCTGCGCAGCTTAACGGCAACCTCACGCCCGTCAACGAGAACAGCTCTATGCACCCGCCCTATTGACGCACTGGCTATGGGTTCTTTGTCGAATTCTTTGAAACAGACCTTATCAGCAAAAGCTTTTTCAAAAACACGGGTAAAGTCTTTTTCTGACATTGGAGGTATTTCGTCATGAAGCTGCCTCAGATAAACAAGATATTCATCTGTAAAGAAATCTGCACGGGTGGCAAGTACCTGCGCCAGCTTAATAAAACTCGCACCAAGATTGTTAATTTTCCTGATCAGTTTCTCAGGGGGCAAGGGCTTAACAAAAAGGAAGCTTCTGCGCCCTTTTATAATAAGAAACACCGTCAGGATTACACGAAAAACTGTGTATATCCTGAAAGGGTTATAATATTTTCTTAAACTTTTAAGCACTATTTATTTTTAAGCAGTTCTTTCAGTTCGGCAATGTCATCTTTGGTTGCAAGCCCCATGTCCGACATAACTTCTTTTACGATATTTTTAAGCTTATCCTGAAATTCTTTCTCTTCTTCTTTCGCTTTGGATTTAGCTTTTTCTATGAACTCGTCCCTTTCGGCTTTGGACATTTTACCTTTCTCCATAAGCTCTTTAGCTTCTTCTTCTATCTTCTCTTTCGCAAGCATTGCAGTGCCTATGCCGAGATAAAACAGTTCTTTGATTTCAGACATTTGATCCTCCGCTTATTTGATAATTAATATTACCCCAGATCATTAAGCTTGGCTTCATAGAATTCAGATTTTGTGCTTAGCTCATCTGTCAGCTCAAGGAGCCTCTCCAGACCAGTTTCAGCAAAAATCTTCGCATCATCAAGTTCTTTTGAGAATTTTGCTATCATATCAGAATCCCCTTCGCCTGAGGCACTGATAAGTTGAGTATTGAGGGTATCAATTTTAATCTCGTTCGCCTCAAGCTCCTTTTCGAGTTTTTTTACTTCGTCCTCAATGGGCTTAAGCGCTTTATTTTTCTCTGATATAACCTCTGCACGCAGTTTTCTAAGTTCCTTTTTGTTCATAGAACTGGTTGGGGCAGAATTTTCAGAAGAGTCATCATCGTCCCAGCCGACTTTTTTAAGAAATTCGGTATACCCGCCTTCAAAAACTTCTATACAGTTATTTTTAAAGACTATGAGCCTTTCAGCAAATGCCTTCAGAAACATTTCGTTGTGGGTTACCATAACGACAGACCCCTTAAACTCATCTATCGCAGCTAGAAGCGAATCGCAGGACTGCATATCAAGGTGGTTTGTCGGCTCATCCAGAAAAAGGATATTCGATGGCTTCAGAATTGTTTTAGCCAGCATAACACGACTCTTCTCCCCACCGGAAAGCACTGATATCTTTTTAAGAGCTTCATCACCGGAAAACATCATCGTACCGGCAACGTCTCTGGCTCTCTGCTTATCAACAACAGTATCAGTATTTATAAGCTCCTGCTCTATGGTTGCATTCATGTCCAAACGCAATACGTTAGTCTGTTCGTAAATACCAGCACGAAGGTTTGAGTGGGTGGAAACCTCTCCACTATCAGGTTTAATTATCCCGCATAAAAGTTTCAGGAGTGTTGTCTTTCCCCGTCCGTTCTTACCTATGATGCATATTTTCTCATCAGAACCTATCGTTATGTTAAAGTTTTTAATAAGCTGCCTGTTTTTGTCATAACCAAAAGATATATTTTTTGCAGTCAGCAGTTCTTTTGCTCTTATAGGCGTATGATTAAATTTAAATTCCAGATCTTCAATATCATCAAGTTTTTCCAGCTCCCCCATTCGCTCAAGAGCTTTAACACGCGACTGAGCACGGCTTGCGAGGGATGCTTTCGACTTAAAGCGTGTGATAAACTGCTCCATATCTTTTCTTTTCTGCTCTTCGTTCTGCCTTGTCTTTTCGTAGATCTCCTCTTCAGTAGCAACCTGCTCATAGAATTTATCAGTATTGCCGGGGATCTTCTTAACTTTCTGCCTGTGAATGCCTAAAATATGTGTAACGACCTTGTCCATAAAAGACCTGTCGTGAGTGATAAGTATAAGCTCACCGCTCCACTTAAGGAGAAAATCCTCCAGCCAACGTATAGAGGTAATGTCAAGGTAGTTGGTCGGCTCATCCAGCATAAGCAGGTCAGGCTCGGAAAGCAGCAGCTTCACAAGGTTCAGACGTACCTGATACCCGCCGGAGAATTCTGAAGGGTGTTTTTTAAAGTCAGCCTCCGAGAACCCTAGTCCTGATAATATTTTTTC
This window of the Denitrovibrio acetiphilus DSM 12809 genome carries:
- a CDS encoding ABC-F family ATP-binding cassette domain-containing protein, with the translated sequence MISIENMSKAYGARELLKNISFRINKGEKVGLVGRNGHGKTTLMRILTGEEEQDEGLMNVPKNYQIGYLKQQLDFRMDNALDEAALGLPEDERDQTWRAEKILSGLGFSEADFKKHPSEFSGGYQVRLNLVKLLLSEPDLLMLDEPTNYLDITSIRWLEDFLLKWSGELILITHDRSFMDKVVTHILGIHRQKVKKIPGNTDKFYEQVATEEEIYEKTRQNEEQKRKDMEQFITRFKSKASLASRAQSRVKALERMGELEKLDDIEDLEFKFNHTPIRAKELLTAKNISFGYDKNRQLIKNFNITIGSDEKICIIGKNGRGKTTLLKLLCGIIKPDSGEVSTHSNLRAGIYEQTNVLRLDMNATIEQELINTDTVVDKQRARDVAGTMMFSGDEALKKISVLSGGEKSRVMLAKTILKPSNILFLDEPTNHLDMQSCDSLLAAIDEFKGSVVMVTHNEMFLKAFAERLIVFKNNCIEVFEGGYTEFLKKVGWDDDDSSENSAPTSSMNKKELRKLRAEVISEKNKALKPIEDEVKKLEKELEANEIKIDTLNTQLISASGEGDSDMIAKFSKELDDAKIFAETGLERLLELTDELSTKSEFYEAKLNDLG